A region from the Geotrypetes seraphini chromosome 10, aGeoSer1.1, whole genome shotgun sequence genome encodes:
- the C10H9orf16 gene encoding UPF0184 protein C9orf16 homolog, translating into MSGPNGDLHVLADAGDEEEYTAVNSMLDQINSWLDHLEEKNDHLHAQLKELLESNRQARLEFQQQVTKAQATAVAAIGTETI; encoded by the exons ATGTCGGGACCGAACGGCGATCTGCACGTCCTGGCGGATGCCGGAGACGAGGAAG aatatACAGCAGTAAATTCCATGCTGGATCAAATCAATTCATGGTTGGATCATCTGGAGGAAAAGAATGACCACTTACACGCCCAGCTGAAGGAATTGCTCGAGTCCAATAGGCAGGCTCGCCTCGAGTTCCAACAGCAAGTCACCAAGGCGCAAGCTACAGCAGTAGCGGCGATAGGCACAGAGACTATATGA